From Pontibacter actiniarum, a single genomic window includes:
- a CDS encoding TonB-dependent receptor, which translates to MKIVLIALAVMLLPLQLLAQFKLSGRVSDVAKGDALAGASVVLERTGTGVATGPSGYYEFQSLPAGDYTLKVSYLGYEPEVRQVTLQQDERVDFTLRQQALQTGEVVVSATRANAKTGTTFTNVSKAEIAERNFGQDLPYLLEQTPSVVVNSDAGAGVGYTGIRIRGSDITRINVTVNGIPINDAESHGAFFVNMPDLASSIQDIQVQRGVGTSTNGAGAFGASLNVRTIGVNREAYAEAVNGYGSFDTWRHSVSFGSGLINDRFTVDGRLSKVSSDGYIDRAFSDLKSYYLSAGYHGKTGMLKFVTFSGKEKTYQAWDGVPEDKLETDRTYNGLTYENETDNYQQDHYQLHYSKDLLPRLNLGGAFHFTRGRGYYEQYKYDQKLSKYGISPVVLGDTSIKRSDLIRQKWLDNYFYGATYALNYFTENGKLNATLGGAWNKYDGDHYGEVIWARFASDSELGQRYYFNNAVKTDFNIFGKANYQLTERLGVFGDLQYRTINYEIEGEDDDRRDVTQQVDFQFLNPKAGITYEVAGGQTVYASYAVGHREPVRSDFTDQTLADQQNGVRPEAEALYNLEVGYRLRGTSPAILGQRARYTLDANFYHMDYDNQLVQTGQLNDVGSPLRTNIKDSYRAGVELAAMLNLGELVELSSNVTFSRNKVKNYTDYLYVYDADYNVEDIVETNYSETDISFSPAVVSAHKLEVQPLRGFKAAFLYKTVSEQYLDNTGSAARKLDGYQVADLRLRYTLRPSFLKELEVALLVSNLFNAEYEANGYTFSERYAGDATRYDYNYYYPQATRNYMLTVGVKF; encoded by the coding sequence ATGAAGATAGTATTGATTGCACTGGCGGTGATGCTACTGCCACTGCAGCTGCTTGCCCAGTTTAAACTGAGCGGGCGTGTGTCGGACGTTGCCAAGGGCGATGCGCTGGCAGGAGCCAGCGTGGTGCTGGAGCGCACAGGCACAGGCGTTGCTACCGGGCCGAGCGGCTATTACGAGTTCCAGAGCCTGCCAGCGGGCGACTACACTTTAAAAGTAAGCTACCTGGGCTATGAGCCGGAGGTGCGGCAGGTAACGCTGCAGCAGGACGAGCGGGTGGACTTTACCCTGCGGCAGCAGGCCCTGCAGACCGGCGAAGTGGTGGTGTCGGCCACGCGCGCGAACGCCAAAACGGGCACTACCTTTACCAACGTCAGCAAAGCCGAGATCGCAGAGCGCAACTTCGGGCAGGACCTGCCCTACCTGCTGGAGCAAACACCGTCGGTGGTGGTAAATTCTGACGCGGGCGCAGGCGTGGGCTACACCGGCATCCGCATCCGCGGCTCCGACATCACCCGCATCAACGTAACCGTAAACGGCATCCCGATCAACGATGCCGAGAGCCACGGGGCCTTTTTCGTGAACATGCCCGACCTGGCCTCCTCCATTCAGGATATACAGGTGCAGCGCGGGGTGGGTACCTCCACCAACGGGGCCGGTGCCTTCGGGGCAAGCCTGAACGTGCGCACCATCGGGGTTAACCGGGAGGCGTATGCGGAGGCGGTGAACGGCTACGGCTCCTTCGATACCTGGCGCCACTCCGTCTCCTTCGGCTCCGGGCTCATCAACGACAGGTTTACGGTGGACGGGCGCTTGTCCAAAGTCTCCTCAGACGGGTACATAGACCGTGCTTTCTCCGACCTGAAGTCGTACTACCTCTCTGCCGGCTACCACGGCAAAACAGGCATGCTGAAGTTTGTGACCTTCTCGGGCAAGGAAAAGACCTACCAGGCCTGGGACGGGGTGCCGGAGGATAAGCTGGAAACCGACAGGACCTACAACGGCCTCACCTACGAGAACGAAACAGACAATTACCAGCAGGACCACTACCAGCTGCACTACTCCAAAGACCTGCTGCCGCGCCTGAACCTGGGCGGTGCCTTCCACTTTACCCGCGGCCGCGGCTACTACGAGCAGTACAAGTATGACCAGAAGCTGTCGAAGTACGGCATCTCTCCGGTCGTGTTGGGCGACACCAGCATCAAGCGCTCGGACCTCATCCGCCAGAAGTGGCTGGATAACTACTTCTACGGCGCGACCTATGCCTTAAACTACTTCACCGAAAACGGTAAGCTGAACGCGACGCTGGGCGGTGCCTGGAACAAGTATGACGGCGACCATTACGGCGAGGTTATCTGGGCCCGCTTCGCCTCCGACAGCGAGCTGGGGCAGCGCTACTACTTCAACAACGCCGTTAAAACCGACTTTAACATCTTTGGGAAGGCTAACTACCAGCTTACGGAGCGTCTGGGCGTGTTCGGGGACCTGCAGTACCGCACCATCAACTATGAGATTGAGGGCGAGGATGATGACCGCCGCGACGTTACCCAACAGGTGGATTTCCAGTTCCTCAACCCGAAAGCGGGGATTACCTACGAGGTGGCGGGCGGCCAGACAGTGTACGCGTCCTACGCCGTGGGCCACCGTGAGCCGGTGCGCTCCGACTTTACAGACCAGACACTGGCCGACCAGCAGAACGGCGTACGGCCTGAAGCGGAGGCGCTCTACAACCTGGAGGTCGGGTACCGCCTGCGAGGCACCAGCCCGGCTATACTTGGCCAGCGCGCCCGCTACACCCTCGATGCCAACTTCTACCACATGGACTACGACAACCAGCTGGTGCAGACAGGGCAGCTGAACGATGTAGGCTCCCCGCTCCGCACCAACATTAAAGACAGCTACCGCGCCGGCGTAGAGCTGGCCGCAATGCTGAACCTGGGCGAGCTGGTGGAGCTGAGCAGCAACGTGACCTTCAGCCGGAACAAGGTGAAGAACTACACCGATTACCTGTATGTGTATGATGCCGATTACAACGTGGAGGACATTGTGGAGACAAACTACAGTGAAACGGATATCTCCTTTTCTCCCGCCGTGGTGTCGGCGCACAAGCTGGAGGTGCAGCCGCTGAGGGGCTTTAAAGCCGCCTTCCTTTACAAGACGGTGAGCGAGCAGTACCTGGACAACACGGGCTCGGCCGCCCGTAAGCTGGACGGCTACCAGGTGGCGGACCTGCGCCTGCGTTACACGCTGCGCCCGTCCTTCCTGAAAGAGCTGGAGGTGGCGCTGCTGGTGAGCAACCTGTTCAACGCGGAGTATGAGGCCAATGGCTACACGTTCAGCGAGCGCTATGCCGGCGATGCCACCCGCTACGATTACAACTATTACTATCCGCAGGCCACGCGCAACTACATGCTCACGGTGGGCGTGAAGTTCTAA